In Robbsia sp. KACC 23696, a single window of DNA contains:
- a CDS encoding XRE family transcriptional regulator, producing MTTRKTTAGAPAPVAKHRLSKPSTAATLPLRVAPLPQINARDAEPLNDAPGKDAATARLGSELRRKRKAKSMSLDELASTSGVSRAMISKIERGQSSPSTSILSKLVDALGTSVGHLLGPEVKQHDVVLMRESDQLVLTDPSNGFVRRCLSPILPGRGLDFVMAELPPKSDTGALVAHTLPVEEYIYVLAGALVVTVGELRTTLHTGDALYYRADAPHRFENQGRGTCKYLIVINQIHD from the coding sequence GTGACGACTCGCAAAACCACGGCTGGCGCGCCCGCGCCGGTCGCGAAACACCGGCTTTCCAAACCCTCCACTGCGGCAACTCTCCCGCTGCGCGTCGCTCCCCTTCCGCAAATCAATGCCCGGGATGCGGAACCGCTGAACGATGCGCCAGGAAAAGACGCGGCCACAGCCAGGCTTGGTAGCGAACTGCGTCGCAAGCGCAAGGCAAAAAGCATGTCGCTGGACGAGCTTGCCAGCACCTCGGGCGTCAGCCGCGCGATGATCTCGAAAATCGAGCGGGGTCAATCGTCACCCTCCACATCGATCTTGTCGAAACTGGTCGATGCCTTGGGAACGTCTGTCGGACACTTATTGGGTCCGGAAGTCAAACAACACGATGTCGTATTGATGCGCGAATCGGATCAACTTGTCCTGACGGATCCGAGCAACGGCTTCGTCAGGCGCTGCCTGTCACCGATCCTGCCGGGCCGCGGGCTGGACTTCGTCATGGCCGAACTGCCGCCCAAATCCGATACCGGCGCGCTGGTGGCACATACGTTACCGGTCGAAGAGTACATTTACGTGCTCGCCGGCGCCTTGGTCGTCACCGTCGGTGAACTGCGCACGACTTTGCATACCGGCGACGCATTGTATTACCGCGCCGACGCCCCACACCGATTCGAAAACCAAGGACGGGGCACCTGCAAATATCTGATCGTCATCAATCAGATCCACGACTGA
- a CDS encoding metallophosphoesterase, which produces MGRRLSLIIVVGVLLHGYVGLRLIPALSDTAGAREALWSWLLLSCAVIIFGMRNRRGAAHGSRAVLTWAALIAMGFFSLLLTSTVIRDLLLGGYWLASYLPFAWSRSVEGAQARVAVMHSSALCVVIVAVLALMKGVYNARRRAPVVDVEIPIPNLPLALDGFTIVQLSDIHVGPTIRKRYIDAIVDTVVSLNADLVAITGDVVDGSVPNLQRHTAPLSRLRATHGVFLVTGNHEYYAGADAWIAEFKRLGLRVLLNEHTVIRVGSDALVLAGVTDFSGEHFGPSHRSDPVQALDGAPESAALRVLLAHQPRTGPAADAAGFDVQLSGHTHGGQIFPWNFAVPLQQPFTAGLVRCGEMWMYVSRGTGYAGPPVRFGAPSEITRIRLVRR; this is translated from the coding sequence ATGGGTCGCCGTTTATCTCTGATTATCGTTGTCGGCGTGCTCCTGCATGGTTACGTCGGCCTACGTCTTATCCCGGCGCTGTCGGACACGGCCGGCGCGCGTGAGGCGCTCTGGTCGTGGCTGCTGTTGTCCTGCGCGGTCATTATCTTCGGCATGCGCAATCGACGCGGTGCCGCGCATGGCAGCCGCGCCGTCCTCACCTGGGCGGCGCTGATCGCAATGGGCTTTTTCTCCTTATTGTTGACGTCTACCGTTATCCGGGACTTACTGCTCGGCGGATATTGGCTAGCGTCATACCTGCCATTCGCGTGGTCTCGATCGGTCGAAGGCGCGCAAGCCCGCGTCGCCGTTATGCATAGCAGTGCGCTATGCGTGGTCATCGTCGCCGTTTTGGCGCTGATGAAGGGGGTCTACAATGCGCGCCGACGTGCGCCCGTCGTCGACGTCGAGATTCCTATCCCGAATTTGCCGCTTGCGCTCGATGGCTTCACCATCGTGCAATTAAGCGATATCCATGTCGGCCCGACCATCCGCAAACGCTATATCGATGCGATCGTCGACACGGTCGTCTCCCTGAACGCGGATCTCGTGGCCATCACCGGGGATGTCGTCGATGGCAGCGTACCGAATCTGCAGCGTCATACGGCACCGCTATCGCGCTTGCGTGCAACGCATGGCGTCTTCCTGGTGACGGGTAACCATGAGTATTATGCTGGCGCGGATGCATGGATCGCGGAGTTCAAGCGTTTGGGCTTGCGCGTGCTGCTGAATGAACACACGGTGATACGCGTCGGCAGCGATGCGTTAGTACTTGCCGGCGTCACGGATTTCAGCGGCGAGCATTTTGGCCCATCGCATCGCAGCGATCCAGTACAGGCTTTAGACGGTGCGCCCGAGAGCGCGGCGCTTCGCGTATTGTTGGCGCATCAACCCCGCACGGGGCCGGCCGCGGACGCGGCGGGTTTCGACGTGCAACTTTCCGGCCACACGCATGGCGGCCAGATCTTCCCCTGGAACTTTGCGGTGCCGCTGCAGCAACCCTTTACCGCAGGCTTGGTCCGATGCGGCGAGATGTGGATGTACGTCAGTCGTGGCACCGGCTATGCCGGGCCGCCGGTGCGGTTCGGCGCCCCTTCCGAAATCACGCGGATTCGCTTGGTCCGACGTTGA
- a CDS encoding PDR/VanB family oxidoreductase, whose translation MKAIRTVATQIRSIRSAGDGVLQLELADPDEWELPPFVAGNHIDLHLPNGLVRSYSLCGSPAEATRYHVAVKREHAGRGGSIAVHELRVGDPLPVSLPRGTFTLSAEAREHVFIAGGIGITPFVAMAAELTHSAAREDASGAFDPRFVLHVLHRGSRPLEALCAALLPAESVVYHRSGEGQQRVDLACLIGAFVPGRHVYCCGPTALMDAVVAATRDWPADHVHIEHFIPPERPVDADAKPYRVSLSLSKKTIDVLPNASLLEALRDHDVHVDAACEGGICGACRVRWLDGQPIHHDRVLSDAERQREVIVCVSGCASPTLVLEL comes from the coding sequence ATGAAAGCAATACGAACCGTTGCCACGCAAATCCGTTCGATTCGGTCGGCTGGCGACGGCGTGCTGCAATTGGAGCTTGCTGATCCCGACGAGTGGGAACTGCCGCCTTTCGTCGCCGGCAATCATATCGATCTGCATCTGCCCAATGGTTTGGTGCGCAGCTATTCTCTCTGTGGCAGCCCTGCCGAGGCGACGCGTTATCACGTGGCCGTGAAGCGCGAACACGCCGGCCGAGGTGGTTCGATCGCCGTGCATGAATTGCGGGTCGGTGATCCTCTGCCGGTGTCGCTGCCACGCGGGACGTTCACATTAAGCGCGGAGGCGCGCGAGCACGTCTTTATCGCGGGCGGTATCGGCATCACCCCCTTTGTCGCCATGGCGGCCGAATTGACGCACAGCGCCGCACGGGAGGACGCATCCGGTGCATTCGATCCCCGGTTTGTATTGCACGTTCTTCACCGGGGAAGTCGGCCGCTCGAAGCGCTGTGTGCCGCTTTGCTTCCCGCCGAGAGCGTGGTCTATCACCGTTCAGGGGAGGGGCAGCAGCGCGTCGATCTGGCGTGCTTGATCGGCGCATTCGTTCCGGGCCGACACGTCTACTGCTGCGGTCCTACGGCGTTGATGGACGCGGTTGTCGCGGCAACGCGAGACTGGCCGGCGGACCATGTGCATATCGAACATTTCATCCCGCCCGAGCGGCCTGTCGATGCGGATGCGAAACCGTATCGCGTCAGCTTATCGTTATCGAAAAAAACGATCGATGTCTTGCCCAATGCGAGTTTGCTCGAAGCACTGCGCGATCACGACGTCCATGTCGATGCGGCGTGCGAGGGCGGCATCTGTGGTGCGTGTCGCGTGCGCTGGTTGGACGGACAGCCGATTCACCATGACCGCGTACTGAGCGATGCAGAGCGTCAACGCGAGGTGATCGTCTGTGTCAGCGGGTGTGCATCACCCACTTTGGTACTGGAACTGTAG
- a CDS encoding MFS transporter yields MNQVVTGLQDSAKEPSAAAQLQRERRRVLLASVIGSIFEWYDFVVYGIASALVFNKLFFPSTNPLVGTIASFGTYAVGYVARPLGGIVFGHFGDKLGRKAMLSITLLIMGLGTFLIGCLPTYAQIGLWSPVLLIALRFVQGIGFGGEWGGSILMAVEHAPSNRRGLFGSLVQVGYPIGVIVSTAVFSLVSKLSAADFLSWGWRLPFLVSIFFAAAGIVIRMRVAESPVFERAVHEEPLPKVPFLEILTHHRKTFLLAVGLKISEIAWVSVATVVMISYVTIHLGLPKSVILNGMLWAAAVELITIPMFGWLSDLYGRRTMFFIGCIFSIVFAFPMFHFLDTRDPTIIALTIAFAVSFGQGIMFGPEAAWMSEMFNTRLRYSGASLGFQLGGAISGGLTPLVAALLMNWSGGMSWPISCVLIGTACITLLAAWHAPETAGKPLEP; encoded by the coding sequence ATGAATCAGGTCGTGACCGGACTGCAGGATTCAGCGAAGGAACCCTCCGCCGCCGCGCAGTTGCAACGCGAGCGCCGACGCGTGCTGCTCGCCAGCGTGATTGGATCGATCTTCGAGTGGTACGACTTCGTGGTGTATGGCATTGCTTCCGCGCTCGTGTTCAATAAATTGTTTTTCCCGAGCACGAATCCGCTGGTGGGCACGATCGCGTCCTTCGGAACCTATGCCGTCGGCTATGTGGCGCGCCCCTTGGGCGGCATCGTTTTCGGTCACTTCGGGGATAAGCTCGGCCGCAAGGCGATGTTGTCGATAACACTGTTGATCATGGGGCTGGGGACCTTTCTGATCGGCTGTCTTCCGACTTATGCGCAGATCGGCCTGTGGTCGCCGGTGCTGTTGATCGCACTGCGCTTCGTGCAGGGAATCGGCTTTGGCGGCGAATGGGGCGGCTCGATTCTGATGGCGGTCGAACATGCGCCGTCGAACCGACGCGGCTTGTTCGGAAGCCTGGTGCAAGTGGGATATCCCATCGGGGTTATCGTATCCACCGCCGTTTTCTCTCTAGTTTCCAAGCTGTCTGCGGCCGATTTTTTGAGTTGGGGATGGCGCTTGCCTTTTCTGGTCAGCATCTTCTTTGCGGCGGCGGGCATCGTGATCCGGATGCGCGTGGCGGAGAGCCCGGTTTTCGAGCGCGCGGTCCACGAGGAGCCACTGCCGAAAGTGCCATTTCTCGAGATTCTCACGCATCATCGCAAAACATTCCTGCTGGCCGTGGGATTGAAGATTTCGGAGATAGCCTGGGTCAGCGTCGCCACCGTCGTGATGATCAGTTACGTGACGATCCATCTGGGTTTGCCGAAGAGCGTCATTCTGAACGGCATGCTTTGGGCAGCCGCGGTCGAGCTGATCACGATCCCGATGTTCGGATGGCTGTCCGATTTATACGGGCGACGCACGATGTTCTTCATCGGCTGTATTTTCTCGATCGTTTTCGCTTTCCCGATGTTCCATTTCCTGGATACCCGTGATCCCACCATCATCGCGTTAACGATCGCGTTCGCGGTCAGCTTTGGTCAAGGCATCATGTTCGGGCCGGAAGCGGCGTGGATGTCGGAAATGTTCAATACGCGTTTGCGCTATAGCGGTGCGTCTTTGGGTTTCCAATTGGGCGGCGCTATTTCAGGAGGCTTGACGCCCTTGGTGGCTGCCTTGCTGATGAACTGGTCCGGCGGCATGAGCTGGCCGATTTCATGCGTCCTGATCGGGACGGCTTGCATTACGTTGCTCGCCGCATGGCATGCGCCGGAAACCGCCGGGAAGCCGTTGGAACCTTGA
- a CDS encoding aldolase has protein sequence MAETLALSKAELVSIAQTRLEQEVRGSAWTKLEKLALTCRILFDAGHDSGLAGQITCRADSNDTFHTQQLGQGFDEIRASSLITVNEDLEVVSGKGVPNPANRFHTWIYRARPEINCIIHTHPTHIAALSMLEVPLIVSHMDTSPLFNDCGFLEKWPGIPVGNEEGEIIAGALGQKRAVLLAHHGQLVVGKTVEEACLLAGLMERAAKLQLLAMAAGTIKPLPEMLATEAHDWVSTAKRDAVTFDYFARRALRNHADCLN, from the coding sequence TTGGCTGAAACCCTTGCATTATCGAAAGCAGAGTTAGTCTCGATCGCTCAGACGCGCCTGGAGCAGGAAGTCAGAGGGAGTGCATGGACCAAGCTCGAAAAGCTCGCACTGACATGCCGCATTCTGTTCGACGCCGGCCATGATTCGGGCTTGGCCGGGCAAATAACGTGTCGCGCGGACAGCAACGATACCTTTCACACGCAGCAATTGGGTCAGGGCTTCGACGAGATTCGCGCGAGCAGCTTGATTACCGTCAACGAAGACCTCGAAGTCGTGTCCGGCAAGGGCGTGCCGAATCCGGCGAATCGCTTCCATACGTGGATCTATCGCGCACGGCCCGAAATCAACTGCATCATTCACACGCATCCCACGCATATCGCCGCGCTATCGATGCTCGAAGTGCCGTTGATCGTCTCGCATATGGACACCAGCCCCCTGTTCAACGATTGCGGCTTTCTCGAAAAGTGGCCGGGGATCCCGGTTGGTAACGAGGAAGGCGAAATCATCGCAGGGGCATTGGGACAAAAGCGCGCGGTGCTGCTCGCGCACCACGGGCAACTGGTGGTGGGCAAGACCGTCGAAGAAGCCTGCCTGCTCGCGGGACTGATGGAGCGCGCGGCCAAATTGCAGCTTCTCGCGATGGCGGCGGGTACGATCAAGCCATTACCCGAAATGCTGGCAACCGAAGCGCATGACTGGGTGTCCACCGCCAAGCGTGACGCCGTCACCTTCGATTATTTCGCGCGGCGCGCGCTGCGCAATCATGCCGACTGCTTGAATTGA
- a CDS encoding MOSC domain-containing protein translates to MTIDTDSRTTPANALSTNDGWRGIVEHLHLCPRAFLPMRAFDEITLLAGKGIVGDRYMNATGYYSHKPEEGRQVTLFDVEALEAIWTEYGIRFAPEEHRRNVTVRGVPLNALVNRRFWLGETLLEATRLSVPCRHIEEITGKPVFDPMVGRSGLNCRILKGGTVRVGDALFPADEAEAVR, encoded by the coding sequence ATGACGATCGATACCGATAGTCGCACGACGCCCGCCAATGCGCTTTCGACGAACGACGGCTGGCGCGGCATTGTCGAGCATTTGCATCTTTGCCCGCGCGCTTTTCTGCCGATGCGCGCGTTCGACGAGATCACGCTGCTGGCAGGCAAGGGCATCGTGGGCGACCGTTATATGAATGCGACCGGCTACTATTCGCATAAGCCCGAGGAAGGGCGTCAGGTCACTTTGTTCGACGTGGAAGCGCTCGAGGCCATCTGGACGGAATATGGCATTCGCTTCGCGCCGGAGGAGCATCGTCGCAATGTGACCGTGCGCGGCGTGCCGTTGAACGCGCTGGTCAATCGACGCTTCTGGCTAGGCGAGACGCTGCTGGAAGCAACCCGTCTCTCCGTCCCCTGCCGCCATATCGAGGAGATCACCGGCAAGCCGGTGTTCGATCCGATGGTCGGCCGATCGGGATTGAACTGCCGTATCTTGAAAGGCGGCACGGTACGCGTCGGCGATGCACTGTTTCCTGCAGACGAAGCGGAGGCGGTGCGATGA
- a CDS encoding class I SAM-dependent methyltransferase, with the protein MDSISSGRVAQTLARLFQQAERADMALMAQFETGQGGAGPADYAGAIAELMAAEQKDLRGVYRQYADNFLNVAPEYGQFLYQCARARRATRIVEFGTSMGVSTIYLAAALRDMGEGQLISTELEPGKAAHARANLEAAGLADWVEIRVGDARETLRDIAGPIDLVLLDGAFSLYLPVLKLLEPHLKSGAPILAENAYEQDNRYLDYVRDPANGYCSQPLAITAGRGNEFTIATRGA; encoded by the coding sequence GTGGACTCGATCAGCAGTGGACGCGTCGCCCAGACCTTGGCGCGCCTTTTTCAGCAAGCAGAGCGTGCCGACATGGCCTTGATGGCGCAATTCGAGACGGGGCAGGGCGGAGCGGGGCCCGCAGACTACGCGGGCGCCATCGCGGAATTGATGGCCGCCGAACAGAAGGACCTGCGCGGCGTGTATCGACAGTACGCCGACAATTTTTTGAATGTCGCGCCGGAATACGGTCAATTCCTCTATCAATGCGCGCGTGCACGACGGGCGACGCGCATCGTCGAATTCGGCACCTCGATGGGCGTTTCGACGATTTACCTGGCGGCGGCGCTGCGGGACATGGGGGAAGGCCAGTTGATCAGTACCGAGCTGGAGCCCGGCAAGGCCGCCCACGCCCGTGCCAATCTGGAGGCGGCGGGGCTGGCGGACTGGGTCGAGATCCGGGTGGGGGACGCCCGCGAGACGCTGCGCGATATCGCCGGTCCGATCGATCTCGTGCTGCTGGATGGCGCCTTCAGTCTCTATCTGCCCGTGCTCAAGTTACTGGAGCCGCATCTGAAGTCCGGAGCCCCCATTCTGGCCGAGAACGCGTACGAACAGGACAACCGCTACCTCGACTATGTGCGCGACCCGGCGAATGGCTATTGCTCGCAGCCGCTCGCGATCACGGCAGGGCGAGGCAATGAGTTCACGATCGCCACGCGCGGCGCGTGA
- a CDS encoding ABC transporter permease subunit, producing MLPNRWDACAIPLMLCLVAMFAVGFHETWAPATELETRAVSLDPTNLPEYALRTTLRMLAAMVASVVFSLAYGALAAKSRRAEKLLVPALDILQSVPILGFVSLTVTFFVGLFPTRVMGAELAAIFAIWTSQVWNMAFSVYQSLRSVPNDLDEVTRNLQMSAWQRFWKLEAPYAMPGLIWNMMMSMSGGWFFIVAAEAITVGDHTVTLPGVGSYLSLAIASGHLGAVGWVVATMIVVILGYDQLLFRPLVAWADKFRMENTSSGAPPRSWVLDLIRRTRFIRRALSPFAVLLGTIARWPMALPTRFRSVRRGINVDDAPHALPMQTTALGTVRRWAAGKPGDIVWAAALAALTIYLVVRVGLFVRTGVGLSEVFHVFGLALITMVRVVLLIALSSLIWVPVGVWIGLRPALAGKIQPVAQFLAAFPANVLFPIFVVVIVRFHLNVDVWLSPLIVLGTQWYILFNVIAGATAYPNDFREVSANLGIRGWQWWRRAMLPAILPYYITGAITASGGAWNASIVSEYVEWGSTHLSAHGLGAYIAETTAAGDFPKIILGIATMSLFVVLFNRVLWRPLYVYAAARLRLD from the coding sequence ATGCTGCCGAATCGCTGGGACGCCTGCGCGATTCCGTTGATGCTGTGCCTGGTCGCCATGTTCGCGGTCGGCTTCCATGAAACCTGGGCGCCGGCGACGGAGCTGGAGACCCGCGCCGTCTCGCTCGACCCGACGAATCTGCCGGAATATGCGCTGCGCACGACGCTGCGGATGTTGGCGGCCATGGTGGCGTCGGTCGTGTTTTCCCTGGCGTATGGGGCGCTCGCGGCAAAGAGCCGACGCGCCGAAAAGCTGTTGGTGCCGGCACTGGATATCCTGCAATCGGTCCCCATTCTCGGCTTCGTCTCCTTGACGGTGACCTTCTTCGTCGGCTTGTTTCCCACGCGTGTGATGGGCGCCGAATTGGCGGCCATCTTCGCGATCTGGACCAGTCAGGTCTGGAATATGGCGTTCAGCGTCTATCAGTCGCTGCGTTCGGTGCCGAACGATCTCGACGAAGTCACGCGCAATCTCCAGATGAGCGCCTGGCAACGGTTCTGGAAGCTCGAGGCGCCGTATGCGATGCCCGGCCTCATCTGGAACATGATGATGTCGATGTCCGGCGGCTGGTTTTTCATCGTTGCAGCGGAAGCCATCACCGTCGGCGACCACACGGTCACGCTGCCGGGCGTCGGCTCCTATCTGTCGCTGGCGATCGCGAGCGGTCACCTGGGCGCCGTGGGCTGGGTCGTCGCGACGATGATCGTCGTCATCCTGGGCTATGACCAATTGCTGTTCCGTCCGCTGGTGGCGTGGGCCGACAAGTTCCGGATGGAAAACACCAGCTCTGGCGCACCGCCGCGGTCATGGGTGCTCGATTTGATTCGCCGTACCCGCTTTATTCGTCGTGCCTTGTCGCCGTTCGCCGTGTTGCTGGGCACGATCGCCCGTTGGCCGATGGCATTGCCGACGCGGTTCCGAAGCGTGCGTCGCGGGATCAACGTCGATGACGCCCCGCATGCGCTGCCGATGCAGACCACGGCGCTGGGTACCGTCCGGCGCTGGGCGGCAGGCAAGCCAGGGGACATCGTGTGGGCCGCTGCGCTTGCCGCGCTGACGATCTACCTGGTCGTGCGTGTCGGTCTTTTCGTGCGCACCGGTGTCGGTCTGTCCGAGGTCTTCCATGTCTTCGGCCTGGCGTTGATCACGATGGTGCGCGTGGTGCTGCTGATCGCGTTGTCCTCGCTGATCTGGGTGCCGGTGGGGGTGTGGATTGGACTGCGTCCGGCCTTGGCTGGCAAAATCCAGCCGGTGGCGCAATTCCTCGCGGCCTTCCCGGCAAATGTGCTGTTCCCGATCTTCGTCGTCGTGATCGTTCGCTTTCATCTGAACGTGGATGTCTGGCTGTCGCCGTTGATCGTGTTGGGCACGCAGTGGTACATCCTGTTCAATGTGATTGCCGGCGCGACCGCTTATCCGAACGACTTCCGTGAAGTCAGCGCCAACCTCGGGATTCGCGGCTGGCAATGGTGGCGTCGGGCGATGTTGCCGGCCATCCTGCCGTACTACATCACCGGTGCGATCACCGCCTCGGGCGGCGCCTGGAACGCGAGTATCGTCTCGGAGTACGTGGAGTGGGGCAGCACGCACCTTTCCGCGCACGGCCTGGGCGCGTATATTGCGGAAACCACCGCCGCCGGTGATTTCCCGAAGATTATTCTCGGCATTGCGACGATGTCGTTGTTCGTGGTGCTGTTCAACCGGGTGCTGTGGCGTCCGCTTTATGTGTACGCGGCCGCGCGCCTGCGTCTGGATTGA
- a CDS encoding AAA family ATPase has protein sequence MLTTLAINNYRSVRDLVMPLTRLNLITGANGSGKSNLYKALRLLASTAREGIIAPLVHEGGLTSLMWAGTDDRSGRVRRGEVPAYGRTRGGPAPRLRLGFGSESFGYAVCMGIVAPPGNATHQRASSFQLDPEFKRETIWAGPYLRPASVLIEREGNVVRRRNQGDWELVTEHLPRYESLFSQVGRDAQSPEVFAVREAMRGWRFYDHFRVDSASPIRQPQVGTRTLILHHDGHDLAAAWQTIREIGDVQALDEAVSDAFPGASVDIATQAGGFFSLQFFQEGLLRPLTAAELSDGTLRYLLLCAALLTPRPPELMILNEPESSLHADLTPALGRLIRQAARHTQIWVISHSTRLAAALDDESECNTIVLDKVTSETTILGQRVLERPAWHWPDGGK, from the coding sequence ATGCTCACGACGCTCGCCATCAACAACTATCGCTCGGTTCGCGATCTCGTCATGCCCTTGACGAGACTCAATTTGATCACCGGCGCAAACGGTAGCGGGAAATCGAATCTCTACAAAGCACTGCGATTACTCGCCAGCACGGCCCGAGAGGGCATCATCGCGCCGCTCGTGCATGAAGGAGGACTCACCTCCTTGATGTGGGCCGGCACGGACGACCGTTCCGGTCGCGTTCGGCGCGGTGAAGTGCCTGCCTACGGGCGAACCAGAGGCGGACCGGCGCCACGACTCCGCTTGGGATTCGGTAGCGAGTCATTCGGCTATGCCGTCTGCATGGGCATCGTTGCGCCGCCGGGCAATGCCACTCATCAGAGGGCCTCGTCATTTCAACTGGATCCGGAATTCAAACGCGAAACGATATGGGCGGGCCCCTATCTGCGCCCCGCAAGCGTCTTGATCGAACGCGAAGGGAATGTCGTGCGGCGGCGAAACCAGGGCGACTGGGAATTAGTAACGGAGCACCTACCGCGTTACGAAAGCCTTTTCTCTCAGGTGGGTCGCGATGCGCAAAGCCCCGAAGTCTTTGCCGTCCGCGAAGCAATGCGGGGATGGCGCTTCTACGATCATTTCCGCGTCGATAGCGCGTCCCCGATCCGGCAGCCGCAAGTCGGTACACGGACATTGATACTCCATCACGATGGCCATGACCTCGCGGCCGCCTGGCAAACCATCCGCGAGATCGGCGACGTCCAGGCGCTGGATGAGGCGGTATCGGATGCGTTTCCCGGCGCGAGCGTGGACATCGCCACGCAAGCCGGCGGCTTTTTTTCCCTGCAATTTTTCCAGGAAGGTTTGCTACGACCACTGACGGCGGCAGAGTTGTCCGATGGTACCTTGCGCTACCTGCTGCTTTGCGCGGCGCTACTTACGCCGCGCCCCCCGGAACTGATGATTCTCAATGAACCGGAATCGAGCCTTCATGCCGATCTGACGCCCGCCCTCGGTCGGCTGATCCGACAGGCGGCACGGCACACGCAAATATGGGTCATCTCGCATTCCACTCGCCTTGCGGCGGCGCTCGACGACGAGAGCGAATGCAATACGATCGTGCTCGATAAGGTCACGTCGGAAACTACTATTTTGGGACAGCGTGTCCTCGAACGCCCGGCCTGGCATTGGCCGGACGGCGGAAAATAA
- a CDS encoding helix-turn-helix transcriptional regulator: MPILTQQATRAELTDPDAVPRPVMTFGTPGIAVSGLDTKGLNRIEKDFHRHRKGELMLLLRGVLTCEVEGSLWIVPPQSALWIPGDVLHKVSAAGMVEVYIAFIDPAASSHLPAQCCEVSTTPLLRELVIRSARLPLLYPDEGAESHLVTLLLDELAATSIGSLHLPMPVDGRLRKIVEAIIDDPADRGTIQTWARRVGLSERTLARLLSQQTGMSFGRWRQQLHLMLAVKWLSTGASVQRVADDLGYESAGSFVTMFRKALGTSPARYIAERRSAH; this comes from the coding sequence ATGCCCATCCTGACGCAACAGGCCACCCGCGCCGAGCTTACCGATCCCGATGCCGTGCCTCGGCCGGTCATGACGTTCGGGACGCCGGGGATAGCGGTCAGCGGCCTCGATACCAAGGGGTTGAACCGGATAGAGAAAGACTTTCATCGCCATCGCAAAGGCGAACTGATGCTTTTGCTCCGCGGCGTGCTGACGTGCGAGGTCGAAGGCAGTCTCTGGATCGTTCCACCTCAGAGTGCCCTCTGGATTCCGGGCGATGTATTGCACAAGGTCAGTGCGGCGGGCATGGTGGAGGTGTATATCGCGTTCATCGATCCGGCCGCCTCGTCCCATCTACCCGCACAATGTTGTGAAGTCTCGACGACACCGCTACTGCGTGAACTGGTGATCCGTTCCGCCCGATTGCCGTTGCTGTATCCGGACGAAGGCGCTGAATCGCATCTCGTCACCCTGCTATTGGATGAACTCGCGGCGACTTCCATCGGTAGCCTGCATTTACCGATGCCCGTGGATGGCAGGCTGCGCAAAATCGTGGAAGCGATCATCGACGATCCGGCTGATCGCGGCACGATCCAAACCTGGGCGCGACGCGTGGGCTTGAGCGAACGGACCTTGGCGCGCCTCCTGTCACAGCAAACCGGGATGAGCTTCGGCCGTTGGCGGCAACAGCTTCATCTGATGCTCGCCGTGAAATGGTTGAGCACCGGCGCCTCCGTCCAGCGCGTCGCCGACGACCTCGGCTATGAAAGCGCAGGCAGTTTCGTCACGATGTTTCGCAAGGCCTTGGGCACGTCCCCCGCGCGTTACATCGCCGAGCGTCGGAGCGCGCATTGA